The following DNA comes from Erigeron canadensis isolate Cc75 chromosome 3, C_canadensis_v1, whole genome shotgun sequence.
actttcatacattttgataatcttttattttaatcacaacattttagcctctcacactttagcaacaaattatttaacatatatattaaaaagaaatgtatgggaaaacgtgtaaagaatattaaactttttattcattttattttcaccacaatatttgaACTATTTACACTTTAGCACaaaacttttgtactttttgattttcttttattttaaccacaacattttagtctcttatacttttagcactaaacttttatacgAACTACTTTCTTTCACACAAAAATTTCACCacaatgtttgttttttaactgtcgcgtgcaaagaatagtaccttttttattctttttattttgacagCAACATTTTAatcccttatacttttagcactaaacttttatacttttttattttcttttatattcacCAGAACATTTTAGCCTTTTATGTTTTTAGCACTCAACTTTTATGCGAACTACTTTTACTTTCATACAAAACTttcactgttttttttttactgtaaaGTGCAACGAAGGGTaacctttttattcttttttttttcaccacaacattataacccttacacttttagcactgaatttttgtactttttgattttcttttaattttaccacaacatttaagcctcttacacttttagactaaacttttatgcgaactactttttctcacacaaaacttttactaaTCATTTTCTAACTGACAAAtgtccattttttatttttaattatttgaataatacatgttttcttcaaaaagtttgtgGTTTTTTAACCTCGGTCCATGAACGCATATCTATTTGTAACACATTATCTTTTGAATAATTCTTTTCTATTACAAGtaaatcgttaacaaatgtaatgtctcccgggaCAACGCCtgggtgacatatctcgttttTAACGGTAATTTAAAGTTAACAGTATTGTCTTTTAGGAACAAAGGTgtaatcggttttttttttacggTTTCTTCCACTGGCACTTATCGGCATTTCAGTTCTCTTACACCATCTTTCCTAGCACAAACTGGCAAGtttcatcatttatatatagtgaTTCTATTGTGCCAATATTTGTGAACGTTCTATGACCTTTATTCTTTTCGGTTGTAGTGCCCAGCAAATTTTTGCCGAAAGCCTAGTTTTTTATTGggatttttcgattttgatattaatattatgttttcttGCTTTCTATTGCCGGATTCGATTTGCCGATACTCCTAACGTACACGCTTACTTTTTCCGACGAGATCTGAAACTCGTTTTACTTTTTCCCATGAAGCTTGATTTCTCCAGTTTGGGGGGTTTTCCAGGTTGTCGGTTTTGGCTCTTTGCATCTCCTTGTTTGGGGTTTACATTTCATTGTTTGGGTTGCATTTCATCGCTAACTATATGATATCATGTTCTCCAGCGACCCTTTTTTTGGTGTTTTCGGTCACTGCTGCTGCTATATATACTCATACTGGCTTATATGTGTTTATATTCGATtgtttatgtatatttgttgCCTAAGAGTGTCGTTTAATTGTTTATTACTATATGATTATCTTTGGTAGTGTTAGTATTGTGTTAGCGTTGCCGGAATCTTCATTCTGATGTGGAATTCTCGttttttgttccattaaagctTTTGACTAAAAAATACCAATTTACCAATTTATGAAACTACACTCTTGCCCTTTATATATCTAATTTTAACTACAGAAGAGTCTGGCCATACTAAAAAACACTTGTGTAtttaatatgcaaaacaattTTCTCACATATAaagtaaaatttaaaacattatagcGCATTTAGTTAaagaaatttatatttaaattcttattttcaacctttataataaaaagatttgtttttaatcttcacaaaataaattaaaaagtctAAAATACGCGTTCCATATTAAAACccttatatttaatttttatatattaaaaaattaaaactttttttttccagaggTAGGAGTGGAGAGGCGAAGATAAAAAATATGGCGATTGATGAATAGAAGTTGGAGATTTTAAAATTTGGAAAATAGAGGATGAAAAATATGAAGtctataaaatttatttaagattttgattgaatAACAAATtataatgtttaatattttgtaaaaaatctttttaaaaagaataactTGATCACATATTTACTTCTATATTTTcatcaaaacaaaaatgaaaaataaaagatttttttattaagattttgaCTTTCTATAAATGGTAGAGTTGTGAACATCAATCTATACATCCGATTTCGTGGAATTATATCGTCTATCGGCGAGGTGATATCGAGTTTGTCATACTCGACTAAAAATCGACCAGCAATACAATCTCGAGCAACTTGGTCAAACTTGTGTCTATCGTCAAAAATTAGGTGTTTTGGATCATGTCAAAataaagtatttattttatttttttgatttttaaaattttgataaataatgtTATTGTatctaaataattatatttaagtttaaaattttatatatatatatatattttcaattcaTATTAcctataattttgaaaaactattattttaaaaaaaaaaaacccaattcGTTTATTTCTTTAATCCGATCCGAGTCTTAAAAATCTCCACCCACCGATCCGATCTGATCCGATGCTCGAGTTTGATCACGTTCATAAATGGTCGGTCCCTCATTCCGTCTATATATACGCGCATACATTTGCACAAAGCATCTCTTCCAAGATCTTTCCTTAGATCTAAACAGAGAAaccaaaaaaaacacatacacactaATAACTCAGCAGATCGATCAACAATGGCGACTGGAGCAGCGGGAGACGGGATATTCGGGAACGTATTCGGTGGAACCATATCAACCGACGACATGGGCATACAACACCGTCCGTACCATCGCAACTGCACATGTGCACTTCATAAATCCaatgaaaaaaacaataattcaTCCTGTCATCATCCTCATGGGTGTTCTCCTAAAGTATCATATCCTGTCAGAAGATCATGGAGTGAAGGCTGTTTAGTTGcaatgatgacgtcatcacaaccTTCTCCTGGCTCTTCTCCTTCTCCGCCGCCGGCGCCGACTGGTGCTCCGAGGTTGCCGCCACATGCACCTCACCATCGTTGATATATTTGCTAGGTCTGATGATATGTGTTTTGTTAGgttgttttgattaattaaaatggAATTGAATCTAATGAGTCATATGTACATCCCTTTGATCTATATCTATTactgtagtttttttttttttatattagtttttctttttaataaattttttcgtttttttcaattttatattagTGGATCTGTAATCTTTTTGTGTAGTTAATTGATCGAATTTAGGCATCTGTCTCTTTAATTTGGTATTTTGGTTTAGCTTATTTTCATTCTTAGTAAAATGTATTATCAACTTCAAGTATATCGAAGTGTTCATTGCTTATTTTTCAATTAACCAACCTTAACTTAAATTTAGTTAGATCCAAATGTGATCTTTCctgatatgatatttttttattgtataatttgAAGatcattaatcattttatttctcaatTTCAGTTAAATTACCAAAACATTTTCATTTACTTGGTTGTGTggtattatttgttttgttttttttttgtgcatttGACATTTTAATTGTCTGAAAATATCTTCTTTTGTGCTAGAAGTAAACTAGAGTTGagttttattttaacatatacatGTTTCATGCTTCATTTAATGAAAGTTAGTTACaatcaatgaaaatgaaaatagttGTTGGTGGCTATAAAgaacaaaagttataaaatcaTGAGATCAATTAagttctataaaaataaaaaaaaaagaaggtaaaaATTAAGTGTTAGTCTTCTCCATTATGTAAACAACATGATTGTCATCTTCAGAAAATATATGGTCAAATATCAGAAATGCAAAGTTCTTAATGTGGAAATATCAgctacaattttattttttctcattAAAATACAATTTctatattcttaataaaaaattaataaaatggcAAAAAGCAAAGAAGGCTGGAAATGCGAATAACGTGACTAAGTGGGAGGTCCAGTCCAGCCAAAACCACCTCGACCTCTCCGCGTCTTGGGCTGTGTACGGCTGTCGATACCTTTTTTTctgtatattataattatttttgaaaaatcttttaACCATCACATTAAAcacttaatttattattattaccctAACAGCACCATTAGCTACTTTTATTCATGATTGTTACACTGAAATCTTAATTTGTtgatatcatatcatcatattaAACATGATATCAAACATGTTTATAAGTTATCACTCGTTCGACCGTCGGCCATTGTAATCTAATGACTTTCTATGAGTAATTATATGAAATTTCATATACTTTTAATGTAAAACGACTATACGAGTATAAAATAGAAGTTAAAATGAAATCCCACCATGATAACCAGCAAATTACCTTTACGAAACAGTATTTTGTGATCCCAACTCGTAACTTGATATCGATACAAGGCTGCAAATGTGATGCTCGTCTAACGTGGTTGCCCACTTGGCCCTTGTAAAGCGTTACCTGTCCATGTGTTGAAAATATGACTGAGATTTAAATTTCATGGTTCAATTTTACCATCTATACAATGGATTATAAACTTTTGAGTTGTAACAACTTAGAGGAGTCAAGTAAGAGGtatatcaatctttgatttaagATCAAAGAGCATAATTCAAAgttaatcattaatttttttaatttagtttttgaacggctataatcattaaattatgatgtttgattattataatataacagTTGTGCTTAAATTAAGATTTTAGCTATGTGTTTAAGAACTTTTAAGGGCTCTCATTGAAGATAAATGAATCACAAACTAATTACAAACATAATTTTACAAATTGACATCGCTTATGAAGTGGAGCAATCATGTTAAAATTTAGGGTTTAGTATCTGggggtgtaagtaacttttacacttttccTATTGTGtaaatgtaactttcatttggttcattgtatgtaactaacctggtaaattgaacgattaatgtaaaagtgtatacatgacaaaccatatgagctgccacgttgaaggttttgattggtcaacgtaaaaattttacattaatcgttcaaatttaatgggttagttacatacaatgaaccaaatgaaagttacattcacacaatataaaaaatgtaaaagttacttacactttcAGATACTTAACCctaaaatttattttctttttttcttccttcCTTTGTTTTTATTGGTGGTGAATGAATTTGCAAAAATATGTTCGGCGGAGATCTAACATACTGCATTAAAGGATATGATTTTTGAAGAACCATAAATTTAGGGTGTTTGTATAAAAAGAAGGAATTGGAGTGAAGgacaatatcttatttttacttttaaacagcACGAATGTATAAGATAGAAACTAATACTTTCTACAATTATCTTATCTTTTCTGTTGTCATACTCTTGTTTCCGCTACTATTTGCATCTTAGTATGGTAAATTTTAAACGAATGCTTGTTCTAACTGAGTTAAGtgtatgtaaatgtgtaatgCCGCACAACTCACAAATACGGATAATAAATTTGATAAGGGCCTGGGTCCAAAATAGTGTGTAATACTGCTAAATTAAGTCACGGGCTAGGcccaaaataatatatacttatacTGCTCAATTATCAAAGAGTTGATACATGGAGATCTATTCTATCTTTTCCTGAATATTCATTTCTGGGTATCAATTAAATATTGGGCATGATGTGTGCGAAAATTGCTTATTTATATTGGCTATGTTGCGTTTCTTATTTTCATAACTTATAGTATATTTAAAAAGACTTGGGATATACGTAAATTTTGGTGCAGtgctattttattttttgatgataAAGGAGGTTATACCAAATGATCGACTTGTAAAAACTTGCAGGCGTAGCAAGAAACTTTGAGAACATGCAAGTCAAGGCTCCATATTAACCATAAATTAAGGGGGTTATACCAAAATGACTATGACAGTGTTTATAGAGGTAACCTCTTAAAGAGAACATTTTTTTTCCCGAACATTCGATCGGTTATGTCATCACGtaaacttcaccgtataatggtaaaGTCTTGCACGTATCCTATAAAATGAAGTGGTGACTATAGATCATTACAAGAATTTGGAAGAAAACCCCGAAACTTGTCATCCTTAAAAATCGAACTCAGGACCTTAGGTAAAACCTGAGAGCGCCTCTGACCGGTTGGACTAGTAATCATTGGTTAAGTATCTggaagtgtaagtaacttttacatttttcctattgtgtgaatgtaactttcatttggttcattgtatgtaattaactcgctaaatttgaacgattaatgtaaaatttttacgttgaccaataAAAAACTTCTATGTGAGAGCTCATATGGgtgtgccacgtatacacttttacattaatcgttcaatttaacgagttacttacatacaatgaaccaaatgaaagttacattcacacaatagaaaaagtgtaaaagttacttacaccccCAGATACTAAACCCTTTCTTTTTAACCTATTTTACTATCATGCTCATTTACTTGTTAGAAATGTAACTTAATATGAATCAACTCCTTGATAAGGACAAATGTTGTAACCGACTAACAATGAGCTCCATTCTAGTTTCAAGATttttagaagaagaaaaattgcTTTATGTTTAGTTGTTAACAACATGAAATGGAACGAGCTTCACAAGGATCACTTTAAAGATTTATAGTATTGAAGCCAAGTTTAAATCGTTATCTTATTCATCTTTCAAAACAGATCCCATGGGGATATATACACGGCAAAAGAAGTAAGAATGAGAAACTAAATAATTGGTAAAATTAAAGAGCtaaatactaaaaatataaaatcttttACTCCCCCTCAAGCTCGAGCGTGAAGATCTCGAACGCCAAGCTTGCTAAGTAACTCCCGTAGGTGTTGAGTTCCCAAAGCCTGGTGAACATATTAGCTATCTGGTTCTTTGTCCCAATGTACATTGGAATAATTTCTTTGGACTCTACTCGTTTTCTAACAAAATAGCAATCCATCTCAACATGTTTTGTCTGCTCATGGAAAACCGGATTATTAGCTATGTGTTTTGCTGTCATATTGTCACAATACAGAGGTGTGGGATCAACAGAACGAACCTGGAATAATAACCATCCGACCCACAAAACTTCAATAACAGTAGCAGCCATAGCCCTGTATTCAGGTTCGGCAGATGACCTTGAAACCACCGACTGCTTTTTGGTCTTCCATGATATGGGTGCATTACCCAACAAAAGTAAGTAGCCTGTTCTTGAACGTCGAGTAAAATAACAACCAAGCCAATCCGCATCACAATAAGAAGCAAGGTCTAAACCACCATCTTTAGGTAAGAAAATACCTTGGCCAGGTGTAGTTTTAAGATATCGCAAGACCCTATGAACAACACTAGGTGTTCTTTTCGAGGATCTGAGACGAATCGACTTAAAACATTAACCGAATAAGAGATGTCTGGCCTGGTTGCTTGTAAGTACAATAGTCTGCCTATAAGTTTGTGATATTCGGTAGCATTTACTTTATCACTTTCTGTTCGTCCATCTAACTTTAAATTTTGTTCCATAGGCAATGCACTTGGACAACATCCAATTTGGCCACTGTCCTTAAGGATGTCTAAGGAATACTTTCGTTGGCTTAACACTGTCCCATCAAAAGTTCTAGATACTTCGATCCCTAGGTAATATTTTAAATCCCCAAGATCTTTGATGCTAAACTCTTTGTTGAGATAATCTTTTGTTTGTTGTATTTTCTGAATATTGTTTCCTGTACTGATAACATCATCTACATAAATGAGGACTGCCATGTAAAGATCTTTATCTTGAATAGTGAACagtgttgggttatataactatttatcacaacaaatcacaaagcacgcaacggaagacaagatctatgcagtttaattccaaagtatagaatatgtaccttataatggagagattaaaacaagaacaaggtttaaattaacctctctacgacTGCACACTCAACGTTAGAACGTATGTATGCTAATACTTGATCACGAACGAACAACCCTTTTTACTTAACCCTTTCGATTGAAACTCCATGAACTAAGAACATATGTGGTCAACAAAACAAAGGACCATAATTAATGTGTACATTAATTAATGATTGTATATGTAGTTCCATGATTTCAAACGGCACAAACCAAAAtcctttttttggtttttgattcgGTTCGAccgaaaagaaaaagggagaGAGGAGGAGAGATTTTCTTTACGTGACTTGATGAATAAAACCTTTGAATTAAGTCCTCTGTTTATAGggaataattagggtttaatttaCTTGGTGATCAAGCTAAATCAAGACTTAAAAGGCCTCTCAAAAACCGACCCCCTTTATGGATTTAAAGCCCAACTATAATTTccatatttcacattttaaaCCTCCtccaaattaatttaaatacaattaaccctttaacttatttaaattaattatttcgtgatcaaattaattaataaattacatttaatatattaattaatttatagttacattcacgttgaggtgtgaccccgtaggcttaaatacttttcggacatacgttcattttacgtgatcatattctaacagctcccacttgagctcgtaacgaatgaaggtaataacattggtaaacgtctagcaacacgccaatgctcccgaaaacatttaagtatagttttaaatggttaaggcatttatCATCCCTTTGTTTcgatacctttgttaaatatgaatatggatcgagatcatttcataatttaacgattatgtttttcattctataactaattaatgattaccaaatataatcgagaactatctggatttatttgggcacgaccatgcaaacatcttaattagtcctaatgagggcgccaaacggtatcatatttcaattttaaattgaaggaacaaatcatatattgactacacgtgtcagtcatcatatttcacgacgctttctgaaaatagccctttatgtacccccttattcaggtgggttagaactatatctagtaagtgcgattcatatatgctgacctacttgtatctcaagtcaaaggatcaataaaagtaaccatttgcgaatttcacttaatgacgtcaatccataaagtgataattcgttagtggggtggtccgatatgcatccactatggatatcatgtgagtttggtgggaaccatccattacatattccaagaatataaccaatcactcacatttgtcttcgtttaattatattcccatataattaatcgacccatataattaatcgacaatggacaatttagaatatttaataatacataaaatattaaaatattcagggattaaacatacaaatataggacacaatttaatattgaatgaaatcaaacatatcaagtactttatttccttatggaaaatataaattgtttaacatcccttatccaaataccgaacaacagatttacatgtaataactagctaatttgagtcctatgccctcggcatgcctttcaagcttgggcctagacaaagcttttgtgaaaggataagctaagttaaaatctgtgtgaactttgagtaataatgtctggcacctttctgaactccgtgttcgttggcaatgattaatgcaccagtatTATCACGGTACATATCATTGGGTAAGTCACTcgaggggatcacgtcaagcccgctagtgaacttccttatccagactgcttccattgcggcttctaaggcggcaatgtactcagactctgttgtagATACGGCAACtgtggtttttagctcatagcattccaccgtgccttcatttaaataatgaagacgtatcccgactgatatttagaatcatatttatcagtctaaaatccaacatcacagtaTCTATTTACATTGAATTCTGGATCAGGATTTcttccatacaccaagaataactGTTTAGTAGCACatatgtacttaagaatattctttacagcaattcaatgatcctatccaggattttgctgatagtggctaactatattttgcgcgaacgcaatatcaggtctagtgcatcttatcgCATACATAACAGATCCCACAGTCGAAACATAAGGGATTTttcgcatacgctccacctcattaggtgtagaagGACTGTTCTTGCTAGATTTAAGTCTTTCTAGCATGGGAACGAAACCACGCTTAGAATTCTTaatcttgaatcgcttcaagatcttatcaatataagcactttgacttaatctaaaCAACTGCTTTGATCCATCTcagtagatcttgattccaagaataaatgccgcttctcctaaatctttcatggcaaaacattttccaagatgggatcttgcaacattggaatgtgttttcctatgattaatatgtcatcgacatacaagacaaggaaagtaacattactcccactagctttgcgatatacacatggctcatcgggattttgaatgaaaccaaactttttgatttcttcatcaaaccgtttattccaacttcttgatgcttgctttagtccataaatggatctttgaagcttggatactttgttgggatgtttcggatcaataaaaccttcaagttgatccatatagacttcttcatccaagtaaccatttaagaaggcagtcttaacatccttttgccatatctcaaaatcatagtacgctgctatggctaagagaatcctaatagctctaatgtccgcgactggagaaaaggtttcatcataatcaacaccgaaacaTTGAGTATAACttttcgccacgagacgagctttataggtgtgtacatttctatccatgtccgtcttctttttgaagatccacttacacccaacagtttgagcattttgtggaagatcaaccaagctccaaacttgattgtctttcatggatttcatttccactttcgtagcttcaagccatttgaagatctgataatgcaactttaaaattcggaggctcatcaagatctccaacaacgtcttcttctatcatcagacatagtctttcggtaggacgtctagtcctttcggacctacgaagtggaatcgcttcattatcatcgacttgaggttcatcactttgaacattcccccccccccaagttgatgattgctagtatcttcagaaggtgacacatcttcctcctgagtctcatcaagttctacaaccctcccactgttctcttaaactaatttcttttcaaagaattcagcatatcgagcaacacgaacagtgtttttggcgggatcatagaagtcgtaacccatcgtttccttagggtatccgacaaagatgcacttagtagttctgggttcaagtttgtcaggcgtatcgcgcttcacaagtgcctcacatccccagactcttaagtaagataAATTAGGGACAttaccatgccataattcgtacggtgtcttgtcaaccttcttggttggaaccatattgagaatgcgtacagcgtctctagagcataatcccaaaacaaaaatgggagagttgtacgggtcatcattgatctcaccatgtctagcaaggttcgatttctcctttcagatacTCCATTAttttgaggagtatatggaggagtaagctgttggacaattccacatgctttaagataatccttaaactcttggcttaagtattcatcacctcgatccgaacgaagaatggttttaccgagttgattttctacttcatttttaaactctttgaatgtttcaaagacttcatgtttatgtttaagcaagtaaacataaccataacgactgaaatcatccgtagaataatgaagtagctaacatttttccttgacatatgtctaaaacggctacatacatcgatatgtattagtccaagtagttccttagccctctccggttttatgcggaaagggTATTCTTGTTATATTGCCGAAAATACAAGAtatgcatttttcaaatgattcatcatttgattgtaagatcccttcacgttgaagttttcaatgcttttcttaCTAACGACAATTcgaaagacacgcatttatcaaacgattcatcatttgatttgtaagatctcttcacattgaagacttttaatgcgtttcttgctactTATAATGCCGAAgatacgcatttatcaaatgattcatcatttgatttgtaagatatcttcacattgaagtctttaaaggcgtttcttgacaaaaattaaacaagatgaccatgtcaaagatagtgtccaagttaacttgactcttttgctattgaattatcatttgaatctcatcaacacttataattcggttaagaagatacttgaagaactggttaaaccaacttgcttcttcttcttgttcaactcagctagatacttaggacaattcctcttccagtgtctcactatagcatagtgatgacaagtctggtctttagccgtatgctcctttttccaaagggtcttctaaggttttgagactaaacactttgtttcctcttacctaagttcttgcctttagctttacggttgttttgctttctaaaccattccccccttgatcataagaacttgaggtatctcagatttcttgtaaggttttcttcatactcaatcaacttgatatgaagtccaactatgcaAATCTGCAATTATCTCTTATACCAATAAGAATTGACAGAAGATACGCATAGTTTAATCCTTTCCATAatgctcaaagtgactcttcatcttgagtacatgagcatttaccggtttcccatactcgtgttcaagttatggagtgactcaattagctaaagtaattcaactccaacttgttttccgtacatagacttgagttatttgatcatatcacacggattttgcaatccgaattgccCTTTGAAGCTTaggagacatgcttctagcatcaaatatgtctattgtaccaagtattttatgcttccaactacaaagcagtggcattcgcattaggaatagcggtatctgag
Coding sequences within:
- the LOC122593884 gene encoding uncharacterized protein LOC122593884, which translates into the protein MATGAAGDGIFGNVFGGTISTDDMGIQHRPYHRNCTCALHKSNEKNNNSSCHHPHGCSPKVSYPVRRSWSEGCLVAMMTSSQPSPGSSPSPPPAPTGAPRLPPHAPHHR